The following proteins are co-located in the Argopecten irradians isolate NY chromosome 9, Ai_NY, whole genome shotgun sequence genome:
- the LOC138331517 gene encoding tyrosinase-like protein 2: protein MKVLQSLTGLVLASIVGCLFLTITTVKGRYSQPRHIRNCQQYRDRRGRFELTGNDDSVYCLQQNLYQSALTSSPFNVSIVYIEALLQKALSRCGNYDSLIRPPNPTNKKCKKNKKKCRKQSLYGRVARTQESSRRHGKRNCSWERKEVRMLSRSEWRRFTNRLNILKRPVRLPGGNSFIPYDIISDIHRSDVNIDAAHGGPSFLGWHRVYLLLLEAAIGMPVPYWDSRLDYDMTEPTDSVLWSDKFFGPGFGVVDSGPFAGWITADNISLVRNIGSGGSLISDAMFNDILRYTRHDPVVEPTQGRSISIERIHAGPHVWVDGQLSSLQTASQEPVFFLHHSFVDYIWYVFRKQMRDAGNINPASDYPNKGPTSHRPQENMIPFGNLRNIQGYSDFLESLTRYQTSPTCPSCGRSKDLECDRTINRCKSKARRSPVITSDADAPSGRRRAMGPIYLGRKFQSQHTDRRTRGDALRFLPLIRRQTLV from the exons ATGAAG GTCCTACAGTCCTTGACGGGTTTGGTTTTAGCCTCCATCGTGGGATGTCTGTTCCTCACCATCACAACAGTCAAGGGTCGATATTCCCAACCTCGTCATATCCGAAATTGTCAGCAATATCGTGATCGTCGCGGTCGATTTGAGTTAACCGGAAATGACGACAGCGTTTATTGCTTGCAGCAGAATCTGTATCAATCCGCCTTGACGTCATCGCCTTTTAATGTTTCCATAGTTTATATCGAAGCGCTCCTTCAGAAAGCACTATCAAGATGTGGAAACTATGATTCTCTAATCAGACCTCCTAATCCGACCAATAAGAAGTGCaagaaaaacaagaaaaaatgtCGTAAGCAAAGTCTTTACGGTCGTGTAGCAAGGACACAAGAATCCAGTAGAAGGCATGGAAAAAGGAATTGTAGCTGGGAACGGAAAGAAGTCCGGATGTTATCAAGATCAGAATGGCGTCGATTTACCAACCGCCTCAATATCCTAAAGCGGCCAGTC AGGCTCCCAGGGGGAAATTCCTTCATCCCATATGATATAATTTCTGACATTCATCGCAGTGATGTTAATATCGATGCAGCACACGGAGGACCTAGCTTCCTTGGCTGGCACCGAGTCTATCTTCTTTT atTGGAGGCTGCCATTGGTATGCCCGTACCTTACTGGGATAGTAGACTGGATTATGATATGACAGAGCCAACAGACTCCGTGCTTTGGTCGGACAAGTTTTTCGGTCCTGGCTTTGGAGTGGTAGATTCTGGACCTTTCGCAGGATGGATCACCGCAGACAATATATCTCTTGTTCGAAACATTGGAAGCGGCGGCAGTCTGATATCAGATGCTATGTTTAATGATATATTACGTTATACAAGACATGATCCGGTCGTTGAGCCAACACAAGGGAGAAGTATTTCGATCGAACGCATACATGCTGGTCCTCATGTTTGGGTTGATGGGCAACTTTCTTCGCTCCAGACGGCATCACAGGAACCAGTTTTCTTCCTACATCACAGCTTTGTCGACTACATATGGTACGTCTTCAGGAAGCAAATGCGAGATGCTGGTAATATTAACCCAGCATCGGATTATCCAAACAAGGGACCTACTTCACATAGACCACAGGAGAATATGATCCCGTTCGGAAACCTCCGGAACATACAAGGATACAGCGACTTCCTGGAGAGCCTGACTCGTTATCAGACGTCCCCTACATGCCCTTCGTGTGGAAGAAGCAAGGATCTGGAATGCGACCGGACAATAAACAGATGTAAGTCCAAAGCCAGGCGCTCTCCAGTAATCACCTCCGACGCCGATGCTCCAAGTGGTAGACGACGCGCTATGGGACCTATATATCTGGGTAGGAAATTCCAGTCCCAACACACTGACAGAAGAACACGAGGAGATGCTTTAAGGTTCTTACCGCTGATCCGTAGACAAACACTTGTTTAG